The Humulus lupulus chromosome 4, drHumLupu1.1, whole genome shotgun sequence genome has a window encoding:
- the LOC133829453 gene encoding subtilisin-like protease SBT4.15 — protein sequence MRILETLLVLSFYICLVATLVHGSDERKPYIVYMGELARSSQTTSMVIQSHNNLLESAIGDATLARESKIHSYKKSFNGFAAKLLPHEVKKLSQERGVISVFPSTKRKLHTTRSWDFLGMPETTTKRNHRTESDIIVGVLDSGIWMDCPSFSDKGYGPAPAKWRGQCVKGANFTGCNNKVIGAKFYNLDDAAGEETPSPVDNDGHGTHTSSTIAGVSVKGASLYGLAKGTARGGVPSSRIAMYKVCWSVACADVDILAGFDDAIADGVDIISISIGGASRDYFNDPIAIGAFHATKRGILTSCSAGNDGPDTLTVQNVAPWIMTVAASGIDRQFKTVVKLGNGKRIPGLAINTFSPKRHMYPLTDGAHSVNISADFFGNGSACDYGTISRDKVKGKIVYCQGNNGQDFTIGELGGIGTIMTLDSFVDTAFTPIIPGTYALPKDGNKISHYINSTKNPMAVIQKTRTVSIAAPFVASFSSRGPQLVSRNILKPDIAAPGLDILAAYSKQTTITGYPTDDRRAVFNIISGTSMACPHAAAAAAYIKTFHPNWSPAAIKSAIMTTATPMKIKDKTAELGSGAGQIDPIKAVDPGLVYDLSMSSYIRFLCKEGYNGTTIALLLGGKKRYNCSDFSPARGTDGLNYPTMHLHLKNPNSTVSAIFHRTVTNVGQGSAVYKANVVSPKGLSVRVHPSSLNFSEPQQKKSFRVVVKGKSLPKGTQFLSALLEWNDSQKHGVRSYILVYKPDILPY from the exons ATGAGAATTTTGGAAACTCTTCTAgttctttctttttatatttgtttggtaGCTACTTTAGTTCACGGATCAGATGAAAGAAAG CCCTACATTGTGTACATGGGAGAATTAGCAAGATCCTCTCAAACTACATCAATGGTAATCCAGAGTCACAATAACTTGCTCGAGTCAGCAATTGGAGA tgCCACATTAGCCAGAGAATCAAAAATTCATAGCTATAAAAAGAGCTTTAATGGGTTTGCAGCAAAGTTGTTGCCACACGAAGTGAAAAAACTATCAc AGGAACGTGGTGTGATATCTGTGTTTCCTAGTACAAAGCGCAAACTTCACACAACAAGATCCTGGGATTTCCTTGGAATGCCCGAAACCACAACCAAACGAAACCATCGTACTGAGAGTGATATCATTGTTGGAGTGTTGGATTCGG GAATTTGGATGGATTGCCCCAGTTTTAGTGATAAAGGCTATGGGCCTGCCCCAGCTAAATGGAGAGGCCAATGTGTCAAGGGGGCTAACTTCACTGGCTGCAATAA CAAGGTGATTGGTGCGAAATTCTACAATCTTGACGACGCAGCTGGGGAGGAAACTCCGAGCCCCGTCGACAACGATGGCCATGGCACGCACACTTCATCCACCATCGCCGGTGTCTCCGTCAAGGGCGCCAGCCTCTACGGCCTCGCCAAAGGCACTGCGCGCGGCGGTGTGCCGTCCTCGCGCATTGCCATGTACAAGGTGTGCTGGAGCGTTGCATGCGCTGACGTTGACATCTTGGCCGGCTTCGACGACGCAATCGCCGATGGCGTCGACATCATATCCATCTCCATAGGCGGAGCTAGCAGGGACTATTTCAATGACCCGATTGCCATTGGAGCTTTCCATGCCACGAAGAGAGGGATTCTCACGTCCTGCTCGGCTGGGAATGACGGCCCTGATACCTTGACTGTCCAGAACGTTGCTCCTTGGATCATGACTGTGGCTGCTAGCGGCATTGATAGGCAGTTTAAGACTGTTGTCAAGCTCGGCAATGGGAAGAGAATTCCC GGGCTTGCGATTAATACCTTTTCTCCCAAGAGACATATGTATCCACTCACGGATGGAGCTCATTCAGTCAATATTAGTGCAGACTTTTTCGGAAATGGCAG TGCTTGTGATTATGGGACAATAAGCCGAGACAAGGTGAAGGGAAAGATAGTATATTGCCAGGGGAACAACGGCCAGGATTTCACCATAGGTGAATTAGGTGGCATTGGAACGATCATGACTCTTGATTCATTTGTAGACACAGCCTTCACCCCTATTATTCCTGGGACCTATGCCCTTCCTAAGGATGGTAACAAGATCAGTCACTACATCAACTCCACCAA GAATCCCATGGCAGTCATACAAAAGACAAGGACAGTCAGTATTGCTGCCCCTTTCGTTGCTTCTTTCTCCTCAAGAGGACCTCAGCTAGTTAGCCGCAACATTCTTAAG CCTGATATTGCTGCACCAGGGTTAGACATTTTAGCTGCTTACTCAAAGCAAACGACCATAACTGGCTACCCCACGGATGACCGCCGAGCTGTCTTCAATATCATATCGGGAACATCCATGGCTTGTCCCCACGCTGCAGCGGCTGCAGCATACATCAAGACGTTTCATCCTAATTGGTCTCCTGCTGCTATCAAGTCTGCTATCATGACCACTG CTACACCAATGAAAATCAAGGACAAAACAGCAGAGTTAGGCTCGGGAGCAGGACAAATAGACCCGATCAAGGCAGTTGATCCTGGCCTCGTCTATGACTTGTCCATGAGCTCTTACATTCGGTTTTTGTGCAAAGAAGGCTACAATGGCACCACGATTGCCCTGCTCCTTGGGGGCAAGAAGAGGTACAACTGCTCGGACTTTAGCCCTGCGCGAGGCACAGACGGCCTCAACTACCCCACCATGCATCTCCACCTCAAGAATCCTAACTCTACCGTCTCTGCCATCTTCCACCGGACAGTCACTAATGTCGGCCAGGGAAGTGCGGTGTACAAGGCGAATGTGGTCTCGCCAAAAGGTCTTTCTGTGAGAGTTCATCCGAGTAGTCTGAATTTCAGTGAACCACAGCAGAAGAAGTCTTTTAGAGTGGTGGTCAAGGGCAAGTCATTGCCGAAGGGGACACAGTTCCTATCTGCTTTGCTCGAGTGGAATGATTCTCAAAAGCATGGTGTTAGGAGCTATATTCTTGTATATAAGCCTGACATTTTGCCGTATTGA